The nucleotide window ATTTCTCGTAGGTggctgtcacactgttgtctcACTAGATTAATCTGTTTCTGGGAGCAGCTGTCAGGAGCTCATATAACCTGCTGCGAAGTTTCTTCCTGTTGCCAAAGAGATAAGTTTGCCTTGGCAAAGCCACAAACAAATATGCCCTCCAGTGGGGATTGTGGAGAGTCTCAGCCCGATATCAGTAGGTTGTTTTGTTTCTACCAGACAATATATCTGTACCCGAATATATCAAATACAGATCCAAAACCAACTGAACTAAGACAGTCACCTGTACTTTGTGTCGCTCAAGCAGAAGACACTCCAAGAGAATGAGGGATACATGAGAACAGATCGTGATAACACATGCCGATGAAGACAGTGAAATGTGATCAAATCTTGATAACACATGCAGATGTTGAGAGTGAAGTTGATTAAATCGTGATTATACGTGCAGATGATAAGAGCGAAGTGTGATATACTTAATACAAGCAGTTATGTCCGTTTTCCCGCCCACTACAAAACTGGCCTccgttgtacacatgtataaaatgaaaGTGCATATACAGTGGTGGCACCTGAGCGTCACATGATATACGCTGCGTGTACAGTGAAGCGATCTGAACACCACAACATTTAAGCTGAATACACAGTGATGACATCTGAAAATCGCATGGAATAAGCTATATACACATCATAACATATAAAGAGCTGACATCTTAACATCACGCCATTTGAGGTGTATACTAGAGTACAATGGTGCCATTTGAACATCACGTGATATAAGCTGCATACAAAGGGCTGACATTTGAGCATCGTAGCATATACAGGGCTGACATCTAAACATCACGCCATTTGAGCTGAATACAAATATACAGGACTGACATTTGAACATCACAACGTATACAGGGATGACATCTGAGCATCATGCAAATTGAGCtgaatatacagtgtacacatatgaACATCGCGTGATATATAAGCTACATATGCTGGGCTGACATCTGGATTTCAACATCATGGATTTGCCCAGGTTTTCTCTgctttcctctccggtcgtacgtgggaaggttttgcagcaacctgtgaatggttgtgggctctgcctggttttcatcttaataatggccgccgtcgtataagtgaaatattctcgagccCTGAGTAAatatccaatgaaataaatatattattgggGCCTAAACCCACATGAACATACCGATGATAGACAATATCACCGATATTTAGGTATCGACAGGCTCTAAGGGCCTGTATATATTGGATGTAATTTCTACCAAACAGTCCAGTAAACAGTCCAGTTTCCAGCGAATGCAACCATTATTTAGTTTCACTTCAGGAAACCAGTTTATTGGGCACAAATTTAGTTACTGCATGGATCGCTTCCATAGAAAACATGGAGGCATGGGTTCGAAGAACAGTTGTACCGTCTTGTTGAAAATCTGCCATAAAATGGGACAAACACTGCACCTTGttttgatataggcctacataaaacCTGTCATGAAATAGGGCAAACACAGCATTGGGTTTTGATATGGACCTAAATAAAACCTGCCATACACTGAAATAGGGCAAACACAGCATTGGGttttgatataggcctacataaaacCTGCCATAAAATAGGACAAACACTGCGACAGAGATCATTTGGCGGAGTAATGGGTCCTTTCCAAGATCAGATAGGACCTGTGTGTATAAGTTTACTTGTACGGTGAATATCATGTTTAAGGTTTCAtacaaaattgcaaaatttcagataccAAATTTTAATGACCACTGGATCCCCTTTtatcatcattaaaatatcagacCAATGATATTACCGTTCGTTAATGTGTTCAACAATCAAGCTGAACAAAATGCATACCGTTCCGGTACGTAACAGTTTATTCGGAAAAATTTCGCAGCTGTGAGACAGGCATTGAATACCTTGTCGTGTATTTTTTAATACAGCAAATAGGGTTGAACCCTACTaaccactccccccccccccccaccgcaCACGCACACATGCACCCATTCACCCAAGTACACTTCCTACCCCTCGGTATCTACTTATACCATTCTAAAATGTCGATGTTTATAGTGACATTAGGAAGAtacaaaattattaaattattacttAAAGACTATTGTCCATATCGAGACCAGGACGCATCGGTGCTCGCCTTACCCACGTCTTACTTTACTTGTCCCCCAGACCGTTCCCGGTAATCCGGGAGCAGGTGCCGATCCACGTCTTAAGCAGGCTCTTCACCCCGCACGTTGTGCGAAATCAGATTAATTCTTGGAGAACTCCGAGAAGGCCCCAAAGCTAGTGTTTCCAGCAGCGCGTTTACAAGTTTTCTCTCTATTTTGGTACAAAGTTGGCTCTGGAAATAGCACATCTGCAGACCTCAGTGTCTATATAAATGGGTCCAGAAAATGTTAAAGTCAGTCCCCACTCAGTGACTGGAGTTCGGTTTTTGCCCAGTGTAAACTGGTGTAGAAACTAACTCGTCCTGTAGGTTGTAAGCGGGCCTGTAGACGCCTTCCTCACAGACAGTGCAGGAAATAAGGCTAACAGGCGCGGCTTCCTATCTAGAGTTGAGTCCCTTTCGGATACTCTCTAGAAGAGAAAGTTGTGAAGGGTGCTGTCACCGCGGACTCTGAAAATATAAGGAAACTGTCATAACGATTGACAACTTCCATCGCTCGAAGATGACTTCTGCTGCCAGTTCCCGTGTGCAGTTCATGTTGACTACCGCCCGGCAAATGTCTTTTCGGATGAGGCAAAGAGCTCAACAAACAAGAGCAAAACTGGGACGTTTCGTCGAAGGAGAGGCGGTGAGTTGgccattacaacaacaacagcacaaacAACTTACAACTCATCACATTTCGTAGCCCCAGAAGACTCCAACCCCTTTTCTTATACTGTTTGTATAGCTAGCAGTGTCGATGGAGTCTCGacgcttacaatgttaatttcgtactcaacgaaggtctagGCcgattttattttttgttatcgaacaagtcttGCAAATAAAACACACCAACCTAAAGATTGCTTTCCACACCCACCACCCATCATCCTTTTTTTTAACGTTTGATACATTTTGTGGGTATGTCTCATACatatgtgattatttttttattagcaAACCAGTTAATTATTGACAGCACTGTCGTTCAACTTCTGTCTAATTCAGACTTGGATCATCATATATATTGTGTGTGTGATGTCTATATTCtgttacatttatgtctgtATTTTCTAACGTTATAAGTTAATTTGTGTCCTCAATTTTAGTCGGCAGTTACAATGTTTCTGAGCGCTCGTCCAAACTACTACCTGGTTCCAGTCCTGCCCTCTCTGGCTTTCTTCAAGTCAACCAGCTCCCCACAGAGCAAAGGTACGAGTTATAGCCTGTTGACTGACTTGTTCAACCTTGTCCTCCCAGCAGCCTGTTGGCTCctaaccagtgacgtcacatgcTTTAATCGAGCTCTTGCTAGCTTGGTTGTGGCTGTAAATCTGGAGGGATATCTGGTAACTGACAAAGGGCAGTGGTCGTTCTTTTTTCATCCATTTAGTTTTgagtaaaatataaatatattatcaatTACAGGCATTTTGTAACAGTGTTCAGGGTTCAGAAAATAAAAGGGGAATGATAGAACACACAGGTTTAATATATTGAGTACTTTTGTGTGAGGTACttgtggttgttgttggtgCATGTCTTTTAGCCTATGTAACATTCAAAATTCTGTATATTACTTTCTTAATATGCATATATTACTTGTTTAATAATCATCAAAAGCGTTAATTCTTACTATCGTTGAAGGTAATCTGTTTCTTTGATCTCAAAACCATCCAGAACCTGAGGGGAATGCAGAGACAAACTTGATTCAGGAAGCTGACAAACTGTACGACAGGTTGGACACAGAGCAGTTGTATGCGCTTCTCATGCCATATTCTCAGTCAGAAAATGCAGACATCGTGTGGAGACTGGCCAGAGCCATGTCTGATAAAGCCAAGCTGACAGATGACAAGGAAGTGAAGAAAACTCTCCTGTTTGATGCCTTGAAGTATGCTGAAAGGGCTTTGGAATTGGATGATCAGAATTTCGCCTGCCATAAGGTATGTGGAAGAACTAcactgtttgtacatgtacatgctagtTTAGTACGGATAGCAAGAACTGCATACAGTGAAGGCCTGTGATCATGGCTGGTCTTGTGTACAGCACTAATGTTGGTGTGGATGattgcaaaacaaaattattgtcACATTTAGTAaatgatagtacatgtacacgtacagagAAAGTGAGTATTCCcggatacatgtaggccaaacCATAAACTTTATGTACATCTGGATGTTGCACTGCTGGTTATACTGTCTTTGTAAGACAAATCTGTGATTCATGCACCcagccatgttcccagctttgACACTCATTTTAGTACACACacgttgttacatgtacatacaatgtgtAGTACTTTATGAGATTTCATGGAGCCATCAGTTCAGGTGGTGAATCATATCACAGACTGCTATGTAATTGTGTGATTTTGCCAGGGATATCTCTCAGAGGATAAGGGGACATTCTGAGGGTGATATACCAAGTTTCTTGGGAGCCAAATTTGATCtatcaaaaatatacattcatatgtATTTGTAAACCATTATTAAATTGAATACcatgtaatattaaaatatattatttaaatacatgtactctgacaTACCATAGAATATTGCCTACACAGATGAAGGTAAACTTCATTATAGCAATAATGTAGTGTAAATGTTGAAAACACTGTTTTTGAGGGTAGCCATGTTAGTCTGTCTACAGCAAAAATAAACAGTGACTAGCCTTTCAATAAAGACTAACATTGGAATAGATATTTATCATAAGCTTATGCTGATAGTAGATAGCAGCTTTGTTTGAACTACTTTTTGATGTCAGTAtatgaattttattattttctgtgtaGTCTTCTTGATATTCCTTATCAAAAATGTGTATAAGGCTCAAAGAAAGTATTCAATTTTATTGGTTTGTTTTGTAGTGGTATGCCATTCTACTTCATTACGTGGGAGAGTTCCAGAGTACCAAACAGTCCATTGTGAACTCCTATCTGATCCGTGACCACTTCAAGGTGAGTCCCAGAATACCAAACTGTCCATTGTAAACACCTGTTTCATTCGTGACAACTTCAAAGCGAGTCCCAGGGTAGCAGACTGACCATTGTGAACTCCTGTCTGACCTGTGACCACTTTAAGGTGAGTTCCAGAGTACCAAACTGACCATTGTGAACTCCTGTCTGACCTGTGACCACTTCAGGGTGAGTTCCAGAGTACCAAACTGACCATTGTGAACTCCTGTCTGACCTGTGACCACTTCAAGGTGAGTTCCAGAGTACCAAACTGACCATTGTGAACTCCTGCCTGACCTGTGACCACTTCAAGGTGAGTTCCAGAATACCAAACTGTCCATTGTAAACACCTGTTTCATTCGTGACAACTTCAAAGCGAGTCCCAGGGTAGCAGGCTGACCATTGTGAACTCCTGTCTGATCTGTGACCACTTCAAGGTGAGTTCCAGAGTACCAAACTGACCATTGTGAACTCCTGTCTGACCTGTGACCCCTTCAAGGTGAGTTCCAGAGTACCAAACTGTTCTTTATGAACTCCTGTCTGACCTGTGACCACTTCAAGGTGAGTTCCAGAGTACCAAACTGACCATTGTGAACTCCTGTCTGACCTGTGACCACTTTAAGGTGAGTTCCAGAGTACCAAACTGACCGTTGTGAACTCCTGTCTGACCTGTGACCACTTCAAGGTGAGTTCCAGAATACCAAACTGTTCTTTATGAACTCCTGTCTGACCTGTGACCAGTTCAGGGTGAGTTCCAGAGTACCAAACTGACCATCGTGAACTCCTATCTGATCCGTGACCACACGTATTTCAAGGTGAGTACCAGACTAGTCTTATTAGCAGTGTGTAAATGCCATGGTCAAATGTTGTAATAAATAGGCTTTTGTATCAATCAATATTGTGACATTGAATATTGATAACTAACCAAGCAAATCTTTGAAAAGGGGAGATGCCTCAcaagttcagttttatttcttgcATGAGGCACCACCATGTAACAAAGTTAACTGTTTTAAAAGGAGTAAACAGTTCTGTAGTTGAAGTTTTGTTATCTTATGTTATTCAGAAAGCCATAGAGCTGAATCCATCAGATGCGACATCTATCCATTCGCTGGGAAACTGGTAAGTCCTTGCTCCAGCAGTAGGGTTAACATGCTCATTTCATTTGCTCTTTATAgtttaacaaagttttgtttCCTTTACTTAATCCTCTCTggttttcattttaagtttctcTGGGTATTCTATGGTTCATTCGTTGGCTTATCcttgatgttaatttattttggttatttgactgttttgttTGAGAGAGAAAGTCAGCCCTGATTATATGGCTGAAGTTTGGCTACCACATCATcacatttatgttaaaaatattttgagatgGGAAAAAAAACCCCTTGATACATGCTTATCAAGTATTCAGACATTCCATGCAAAAATCAATCTGATATAAAGAGTAGATTTGTTGCCCGTTGGGATTCACCATCAGTAAAGTTGGATGGAATACATTTGGAACTGTGACTTTAGTGTTTCTCAGCTATAAGCCTCTTAGTATTTCATATAATTTAAGGATATGTAACAGTACTATTAATACACGTATCTTCATTTCACCATTGAAGTAGTAATTTAATTGAGCTGTTTACATATGGGGTGGTTAGTGTTTTAGAGTGTAACCTTTTTTGCACTAATTAATGAAAACTAACATTCATTTGTGAATGGCTTCACAggacatacattatatatgtaggCAGAGAAATACAAATTTAGGTGACTGTCTACTTTACATGACATGTTGTCTCCCCTTaccttaattattttttaaccTATGTCAGTTTACtttattgtaaaaatatttataattttggcgtgttattttattacttatttatgtgCCAAGGTATTATTAGTTATTTTTGataattttaaagtaattttcTGATTATGAAGTCTGGTTGATTTCACAGTTTTAGATTTATGTTTTGGCCAAAGGTTGAAATGAAAGCTTGAAATCATTGCATTCTTGCTTTCTTTCATGGTTTTAATAATTATACTGCTATGTTTCAGATGTTgagtattgtttttatttgcttCATTGCTTGACTTCTGTtccatgaaaaataaaaataacaatcagCTTTGTTTTCCTGTGTTTCTTCTGGACTGTTATCTGCTGTTGTTTGTCTGCTGTGGGAAATTATAAAGTTCATGTGGTTGAGGCAGACAAAACAGGGTCTAGCAGCCTATAATGTTTCAGTTAAAGGGAATGGAAATGTGAAAATGAGGTAAGGATCAGTAGAAAGGCCATTAAAACTATCTGAAATcacctttatgttttttttttgttgagtgtGAGATGGGCTTTATGTGTAGGTCACCAGGGATGTCACACAACTTCCCTCCACCTTCATGTTCTGGTCTGAACTTCACACCTGTAATATGTACATGGAGTGGCCCCTTCTTCAAAAGCATGTCTACTTTTCATACCCATAAAGgactgaaacattcttgagtacaataaAAAAACCCTATAACATACAAGATATCAATTAAAATCAGATGTACAATGACGCA belongs to Liolophura sinensis isolate JHLJ2023 chromosome 9, CUHK_Ljap_v2, whole genome shotgun sequence and includes:
- the LOC135475320 gene encoding regulator of microtubule dynamics protein 1-like; the protein is MTSAASSRVQFMLTTARQMSFRMRQRAQQTRAKLGRFVEGEASAVTMFLSARPNYYLVPVLPSLAFFKSTSSPQSKEPEGNAETNLIQEADKLYDRLDTEQLYALLMPYSQSENADIVWRLARAMSDKAKLTDDKEVKKTLLFDALKYAERALELDDQNFACHKWYAILLHYVGEFQSTKQSIVNSYLIRDHFKKAIELNPSDATSIHSLGNWCYVVADLPWYQRKIASVVFATPPTSSFEEALGYFLQAEKVDPNFYSINHLLIGKCHLKLNNPDLAREFLSKARDNKGKSVDDEKARKEAVELLKQIPQAS